Proteins from a genomic interval of Diospyros lotus cultivar Yz01 chromosome 6, ASM1463336v1, whole genome shotgun sequence:
- the LOC127804194 gene encoding bZIP transcription factor 11-like — protein sequence MASSSQLQSSGSEEKIMDQRKRKRMISNRESARRSRLRKQQHLNELTAQANQLRKENGYILTNVNVSTQMYLQAEAQNSILRAQLAELTHRLNSVNEIIDCLSCSDGGVGFEGSDDQQAAQIGGGDFLNPWNLLYLNQPVMASPDMIMS from the coding sequence atggcCTCTTCAAGCCAGCTTCAGAGCTCGGGTTCGGAAGAGAAGATAATGGATCAAAGAAAGCGAAAGAGAATGATCTCGAACCGGGAATCAGCTCGGCGGTCGAGGCTGCGTAAGCAGCAGCACTTGAACGAGCTGACGGCGCAAGCCAACCAGCTCCGGAAGGAGAACGGCTACATCCTGACGAACGTGAACGTGAGCACCCAGATGTATCTTCAAGCCGAGGCCCAGAACTCGATTCTCAGAGCTCAGCTGGCTGAGTTGACCCACCGCTTGAACTCTGTCAACGAGATCATCGACTGCTTGAGCTGTAGCGATGGAGGAGTCGGCTTTGAAGGCTCTGATGATCAGCAAGCTGCTCAGATCGGCGGCGGCGATTTCTTGAATCCCTGGAACTTGCTCTACCTGAACCAACCCGTCATGGCTTCTCCAGACATGATCATGTCCTGA